The stretch of DNA TAAGTTCTACAACTGTTTGAGGTATTTCTTTATATTCTGGTGACATATATATTCCTTGACTAAATTTTTGTGGAAAACCTTGCACTACATGTTCACAAGCCATACCAATGATACCAATTTTTAAGCCATCAATTTCTTTTATTATATATGGATCAAATAATCTCTTCTTTTTATCATATACATATGTATTAGCAGATAGCATGGGGTAATTTAATCTTCTTGAAATTTCAGCTAAATGAGATGGTGTATATGCAAAATCCCAATGAGCAGTCATTGCATCTATACCCATTTTATTCATAATAGGAATTATTGCATTTCCTTGAGTTTGAGTAGTTATAAAGGTTCCATGGAATGTATCTCCACAATCTAAAACTATAGTATTAGGATTTTCTTGTTTTATACTATCTATTACAGTTTTTATTCTTGAATATCCACCGGCTTCTTTTATATTTATACCATTAGCCTCAAAAAAAGCTTCATTGTGAGGCTTTACATGTCCATGAACATCATTTATTTGTATTATTGTAAGTCTTTTCTTTTCTGTCATTACCCTTCTCCTTATGCCTTAATATAGCAATATCCTTCTTCATGCTTTTCAGCAATGGTTGCTACTCCACATGGCACTATTTCTACAAAAGAACATAATTCCTCTTTAGTTATTGTAAGTTTCTTTAATGCATTATGACATGCCATGAATTTAACATTTTCCTTAGCTAATTCATCAAACTTTATATACATTTTAGAATTAACAGCGATTTGTTCTTTTAAATCTATTACTGCAACGCTATTAACTAATATGCCTATTTCGAAAGTCTTTCCTGATTCCTTTCCATACTTAACCATATTTTTTACATTTTCTACTGTTAACTTCCATTTACTTGGGTTATCAATGTGATATAATACTTTCATTTTTCTGTCTCCTTACTTAAGTCGTATTTTCATTTAGTATTTTCCCCCAAAAGTATATATGTATTCTTATTTTTTTAACAAAAATTTGTACCTGTTGACTTTATAAGGATAGATAATATATAATAATTTATGATTAATTAAAAATTTAATATTTTATTGCATTGAATAGGAGTAGTACTATATCCTTATATCTTTAGAGAGTTACTGTTTGGTGAAAAGTAACGATATAAATATAGGAACTTGCCTAGGAGCTTACTTGTCAAAAGCAAGTACGGGATATTCCCGTTATTTATTTAAGCGAGAAATTTTACTTAGGTATATTTATCTAGTATTTTTTCTAATAAGAGTGGTACCGCGAAATAATGTCTTTCGTCTCTTAAATAGAGATGGAGGACTTTTTTTTATAAATAAAAATATAGGAGGACTTAAAATGAGTAACTATGGAACTGCTATTGATAAAAAATGGCAAGATAAATGGGAAGAAACTAAACTTTATAAATTCGACCCTAATAAAGAAGGGGAAAAACTTTACGTATTAGAAATGTTCTCATACCCTTCAGGTAGCCAATTACATGCTGGTCACTGGTTTAACTATGGACCTGTTGATTCATGGGCTAGAATGAAGAGAATGCAAGGATATAATGTATTCCAACCAATGGGATTTGATGCTTTCGGCTTACCTGCTGAAAACTTTGCAATAAAAACTGGAATCCACCCTAAGGATTCAACTGATAAAAATATAGTAAACATGGAAAAACAATTAAAAGCTATGGGTGCTATGTTTAACTGGGAAAATGAAGTTGTAACTTGTAACCCTGATTACTATAAATGGACTCAATGGGTATTCTTAAAACTTTATGAAAAAGGCTTAGCTTATAGAAAGAAAGCCCCTGTAAATTGGTGTCCATCATGTAATACAGTTCTTGCAAATGAACAAGTTGTTGAAGGTGCTTGTGAAAGATGTTCAACAGAAGTTACAAAGAAGGATTTAACTCAATGGTTCTTAAAAATAACTGATTATGCCGATGAACTTCTTGAAAAGCTTGATACTTTAGATTGGCCTGAAAAAACTGTGGCTATGCAAAAACACTGGATTGGTAAATCTACTGGTGCTGAAGTTACTTTTAAGGTTAAAGATTCCGATCTTAAATTCGATGTTTTCACAACAAGAGTTGATACTTTAAATGGAGTTACATATGTTGTTTTAGCTCCTGAAAACCCATTAGTAGATAAACTTACTACTGCTGAAAATAAAGAATCTGTTGAAAATTATAAAGATGAAGCTAAAAAGCAATCTGATATAGAAAGACAATCTCTTTCTAGAGAAAAAACTGGTGT from Clostridium chauvoei encodes:
- a CDS encoding DsrE family protein produces the protein MKVLYHIDNPSKWKLTVENVKNMVKYGKESGKTFEIGILVNSVAVIDLKEQIAVNSKMYIKFDELAKENVKFMACHNALKKLTITKEELCSFVEIVPCGVATIAEKHEEGYCYIKA